A window from Chitinophaga filiformis encodes these proteins:
- a CDS encoding endonuclease MutS2, with protein sequence MKYFPDSALVQLEFDKVQALLKEHCKTELGKQMADDLRLHTHIDYVRTALQQAHEYKQLTLLQEHFPNDYVLNLKNELRMLGIQGAVLSGEQIMLLRKLAESMHSIVRFFDHDRRVQYAGLFSVITHTHYEKKITALIDEVLDENGDVRDNATPELAKIRMSLFRKRNELRRAFDRVLSKLSKLGYLADTEEAFLNGRRVVAVYAENKRMVKGIQHGESDTRRTTFIEPEETIELNNDVMSLEREESKEVYKILRTLTAALSQHAQLLNNYHEILGLYDFIRAKAKLALDMDGNYPMLSPHAQLHLVEAYHPLLLLYNRRNQKPTIPVNLTLDKDNHILVISGPNAGGKTVTMKTVGLIQLMLQAGLLVPVHPSSQLGIFRQLMIHIGDTQSLEFELSTYSSHLRNMKYFMENANGKTLFFIDELGSGSDPNLGGAFAEVIMEEMAKKHAFGIVTTHYLNLKVMANKVKGIINGAMGFDEENLLPMYKLIVGKPGSSYTFSIAQRIGLHPALISRAKNLVDEGHFQLDKLLNKAEQDLQKIEAKEKELQKLLKENEKLKREYEILSDKERKTQQFTTLKLQNKIKEEELQYLKDMERKMKQIVIEWKRTDDKQKVLKQAEALLFRKKEKQINERFEKKVQEKFLEVVGGDLKLGDQVKIKSNGQVGKLMEIRDKRGIVKLGNIPMNVPMADLVLVKERPKEAKETAK encoded by the coding sequence ATGAAATATTTTCCCGATTCAGCACTGGTTCAGCTGGAATTTGACAAGGTACAGGCTTTGTTAAAGGAGCATTGTAAAACCGAGTTGGGTAAACAGATGGCAGATGACCTGCGTTTGCACACCCATATTGATTACGTCAGAACGGCCCTTCAACAGGCCCATGAATACAAGCAGCTTACTTTGCTGCAGGAGCATTTTCCCAACGATTATGTACTGAACCTGAAAAATGAGCTTCGGATGCTGGGCATTCAGGGTGCGGTACTCAGTGGAGAACAGATCATGCTGCTGCGCAAACTGGCAGAAAGTATGCACAGTATCGTACGTTTCTTTGATCACGACAGGCGCGTACAGTACGCCGGCTTGTTCAGCGTGATCACGCATACCCACTATGAAAAGAAGATCACTGCCCTGATTGACGAAGTGCTCGACGAGAACGGAGATGTGCGCGATAATGCCACTCCCGAACTGGCGAAGATCCGTATGAGCCTCTTCCGTAAAAGGAATGAACTGCGCCGCGCATTCGACCGTGTGCTCAGTAAACTCAGCAAACTGGGTTACCTGGCCGATACCGAGGAGGCCTTCCTCAATGGCAGAAGGGTAGTGGCCGTCTACGCTGAAAACAAGCGTATGGTGAAAGGTATCCAGCACGGAGAGTCTGATACCCGCCGTACTACTTTCATAGAGCCGGAAGAAACGATTGAGCTGAACAACGACGTAATGTCCCTTGAAAGAGAGGAAAGCAAGGAGGTCTACAAGATCCTGCGTACACTGACTGCTGCACTCAGCCAGCATGCACAGCTGCTCAACAATTATCACGAGATCCTCGGACTGTACGACTTTATCAGGGCAAAGGCCAAACTGGCGCTGGACATGGACGGTAATTACCCCATGCTCTCGCCGCATGCGCAACTGCACCTGGTAGAAGCCTATCACCCCCTGCTGTTGTTATACAACCGTCGTAATCAGAAACCGACTATCCCGGTGAACCTCACCCTGGACAAGGACAACCATATCCTGGTGATCAGTGGTCCTAACGCCGGTGGTAAAACGGTCACCATGAAAACGGTGGGCCTGATCCAGCTTATGTTGCAGGCCGGCCTGCTGGTGCCGGTACATCCCAGCTCACAACTAGGCATCTTCCGGCAGCTGATGATCCACATCGGTGACACGCAGTCGCTGGAGTTTGAATTGAGTACATACAGCTCCCACCTGAGGAACATGAAATATTTCATGGAAAATGCCAATGGCAAGACCCTGTTCTTTATCGATGAACTGGGAAGTGGTTCCGACCCTAACCTGGGGGGCGCCTTTGCTGAGGTGATCATGGAGGAAATGGCCAAGAAACACGCTTTTGGGATCGTAACCACCCACTATCTGAACCTGAAGGTCATGGCCAATAAGGTAAAAGGTATCATCAACGGGGCAATGGGCTTTGACGAAGAGAACCTGCTGCCCATGTATAAACTGATCGTCGGTAAGCCGGGTAGTTCCTATACGTTCTCCATTGCACAGCGTATCGGTTTACATCCTGCGCTGATATCCCGCGCCAAGAACCTGGTGGATGAAGGGCATTTCCAGCTGGATAAACTGCTGAATAAAGCCGAACAGGACCTCCAGAAGATTGAGGCCAAGGAGAAGGAACTGCAGAAGCTCCTGAAAGAAAATGAAAAGCTGAAGCGTGAATATGAGATCCTCTCCGACAAGGAAAGGAAAACACAGCAATTCACCACCCTCAAGCTCCAGAATAAGATCAAGGAAGAGGAACTGCAATACCTGAAGGATATGGAGCGCAAGATGAAGCAGATCGTGATAGAGTGGAAGCGTACCGACGACAAGCAGAAAGTGCTCAAGCAGGCCGAGGCATTGTTATTCCGTAAAAAGGAAAAGCAGATCAACGAGCGCTTCGAAAAGAAAGTGCAGGAGAAATTCCTTGAAGTAGTAGGAGGGGACCTCAAACTGGGCGACCAGGTGAAAATAAAAAGTAATGGCCAGGTAGGAAAGCTGATGGAGATCCGCGACAAACGTGGCATCGTCAAGCTGGGGAACATCCCGATGAACGTACCTATGGCCGACCTGGTACTGGTAAAAGAGCGACCCAAGGAAGCGAAGGAAACAGCAAAGTAA
- the msrA gene encoding peptide-methionine (S)-S-oxide reductase MsrA, whose product MRRYSLLSCLLALTISACAQGGKSKDKVPGDMEVSNNVKTEKATFGGGCFWCTEAQFQYLDGVTKVESGYAGGTVPNPTYEEVSSGTTGHAEVIQVTYDPSKISYEELLQAFWQSHDPTQLNRQGNDVGTQYRSVIFYHNEDQHKLAELYKEKLQHSGAYDKPVVTEIAPMTAFYKAEDYHQNYYNENGSQPYCHFVIQPKLEKFKKVFKDKLKKN is encoded by the coding sequence ATGCGAAGATACTCATTATTAAGCTGTTTACTGGCACTAACTATCAGTGCCTGTGCACAGGGCGGAAAATCAAAAGACAAAGTACCAGGAGATATGGAAGTCAGCAACAACGTTAAAACTGAAAAAGCGACATTCGGGGGCGGCTGTTTCTGGTGCACGGAAGCACAGTTCCAGTACCTGGATGGGGTAACAAAAGTAGAATCCGGTTACGCCGGCGGCACGGTTCCGAATCCGACCTACGAAGAAGTAAGCAGCGGTACTACCGGTCACGCAGAAGTGATACAGGTAACCTACGATCCTTCCAAGATCAGCTATGAAGAGCTGTTGCAGGCATTCTGGCAGAGCCATGACCCTACCCAGTTGAACAGGCAGGGCAATGATGTAGGCACACAATACCGTTCCGTTATCTTTTATCACAATGAAGATCAGCACAAACTGGCGGAACTGTACAAGGAAAAACTGCAGCATTCGGGCGCCTATGACAAGCCGGTGGTAACGGAAATAGCACCTATGACCGCTTTTTACAAGGCCGAGGACTATCACCAGAACTACTACAATGAAAATGGCTCCCAGCCTTATTGCCACTTTGTGATCCAGCCGAAACTGGAGAAATTCAAAAAGGTGTTTAAAGATAAGTTAAAGAAGAACTAA